In Vibrio sp. JC009, a single window of DNA contains:
- a CDS encoding glycosyltransferase — MILRSFFKRNKVINYLYSRIVSVLFSVDTLLLIQRTQDGILRKIKLRNSKCNTKIVLVLDVRSKDVNVEHAKRTIDSLYNQNFYNWHLYVIGELADLLEDDNRVTSTLVNLPEGTFIGQIYVGDILHRNALLAFAEEITKNTHLLYCDQDTINVSGQRVNPIFKPEWNDELSYSTFYMGSLTLYRLRCFGSLHGWLGFDSHYQRVLHLRRNSDGIFRHVDYILYHSCTNHENPVLETDLIELNKFLEKYKAKAMTGLTTDSYKINWPLPDILPLVSIIIPTKNAHNIVKQCIDSIYKLTSYQRIEIILVDNQSDDQRSTAYFNSLESKGKVKLLRFDGPFNYSAINNFAVANANGEILILMNNDIEVISPEWLTEMVRHLCRDEVGCVGAKLYYPNDTIQHAGVILGLGRCAGYSHKHYQRNDNGYMNRLKLVQNYGAVTAACLGVRRDVYEEVGGLNEEKLSVAYNDIDFCLKVQKAGYQNVWSPYIELYHHESLTRNDDFSPEEYTRYMSELDYMQRTWKLDKFVDPAYSQWLTISKEDFSYDDPVFFHVTQKY; from the coding sequence ATGATATTGCGAAGTTTTTTTAAAAGAAATAAAGTAATTAATTACTTATATAGTCGTATTGTTTCGGTCTTATTTTCTGTTGATACACTTTTACTTATTCAAAGAACGCAAGATGGTATATTGCGTAAAATTAAATTGAGAAACTCTAAGTGTAACACAAAAATTGTACTTGTTTTGGATGTTAGGAGTAAAGACGTAAATGTTGAACATGCAAAAAGAACTATCGATTCGTTATATAATCAGAATTTTTATAATTGGCACCTTTACGTTATCGGTGAACTTGCTGATTTGTTAGAAGACGATAATCGAGTTACTTCTACGCTTGTTAATTTACCTGAGGGAACTTTTATAGGTCAAATTTACGTTGGTGATATTTTACATAGAAATGCCTTACTAGCATTCGCAGAAGAAATAACGAAGAATACTCATTTATTGTATTGTGATCAGGACACTATAAACGTTTCAGGTCAAAGGGTAAATCCTATATTTAAACCAGAATGGAATGATGAACTTTCTTATTCTACTTTTTATATGGGGAGCCTGACCTTATACCGATTAAGGTGCTTTGGGAGTTTGCATGGTTGGTTAGGCTTTGATTCTCATTACCAACGTGTCTTGCATCTCAGAAGAAATAGTGATGGGATATTTCGACATGTAGACTATATACTTTACCATAGCTGTACAAATCATGAAAATCCCGTTTTAGAAACTGATTTGATAGAGTTAAACAAGTTTTTAGAAAAATATAAAGCAAAAGCTATGACGGGACTAACTACGGATAGCTATAAAATAAACTGGCCATTGCCTGATATATTGCCATTGGTCTCAATAATTATTCCAACAAAAAATGCACATAACATAGTTAAGCAATGCATTGATAGTATATATAAATTAACATCTTATCAAAGGATTGAAATTATTTTAGTGGACAATCAGTCAGATGATCAAAGGTCGACCGCATATTTTAATTCTCTTGAAAGTAAAGGAAAAGTAAAACTTCTTCGTTTTGATGGTCCGTTTAATTATTCTGCAATCAATAATTTTGCTGTTGCAAATGCCAATGGCGAAATACTGATTTTGATGAATAATGATATTGAAGTTATTTCACCCGAATGGTTGACAGAAATGGTTCGTCACCTCTGTAGAGATGAGGTGGGTTGTGTTGGTGCTAAGCTTTATTATCCAAATGATACTATTCAGCATGCTGGTGTTATACTAGGGTTAGGTCGTTGTGCTGGTTACAGTCATAAACATTATCAACGTAACGATAATGGCTATATGAATCGACTCAAGTTGGTTCAAAATTATGGCGCAGTTACAGCGGCTTGCCTTGGAGTCCGTAGAGATGTGTATGAAGAGGTTGGTGGTTTAAATGAAGAAAAATTATCTGTTGCCTATAATGATATTGATTTCTGTCTGAAAGTTCAGAAAGCCGGTTATCAAAATGTATGGTCTCCTTATATTGAACTTTATCATCATGAATCTTTAACTAGAAATGACGATTTTTCACCTGAAGAATATACAAGATACATGTCCGAGCTTGATTATATGCAAAGGACATGGAAACTGGACAAGTTTGTTGATCCAGCATATAGCCAGTGGTTAACAATTTCGAAGGAGGATTTTTCATACGATGATCCTGTCTTCTTTCATGTGACACAAAAATATTAA